The nucleotide sequence TCCTGTTTTTGCTCAACCGCCACCAAATAATATTCCTATCTACTATGATCCGCAACAAATGCCTCCaggaaatgttcaaaatacatattatgctAGTGGGTCCAGACCACAACCAAAAACATTTGTTCAAAATACATTCTATGCCAGTGGACCTACTCCACAACCAATAGCAGCTAAAAATCGCTAGTCTTAGTTTaagattgtgtttttttgatgtTGGTAATTGTGTTTGTGTTATAATAAATTGGTatgttttagaattttattttgtttttaagtaactaattttcaaaaataaggactttCTACTCTTTTAACCGAATTGGCCAACAACCAGACTTCTTTCACGTGaccagaaaacagaattttcatgGCAATCTAGACCTAGACAGAAAAAGGTacatttttatggcatttcagGTGGAAGAccctttcgacaattttggcacaaaacgaaaattttttttttgaaaatgttgagtcgaaaacaaatttttttggcaattttgtagaaaataggattttttgcaatttttaactTTGGCAAGAAATTTAAcctatttggaaatttatgcaCAAATTCGGACTTCTTGGCAACTGTGGTGAAAAATTCGAGTTTCTggaacaattttagcaaagagttgattttttttttttaattacgtacctatttatgaACTGAAAACTAAATGTTTTATAACATTTTGAAGAGAGAATGGTCTTGTCTTGTCAATTTTGTCAgaaatcggaatttttcaaacattttagaaaaaagtgatcTTTTAggcagttttggcaaaattaagaatatttgaaaattttggcggaaaatgagattttttggacaattttgaggaaaaacaGGACATTTTCCACATCATTAGAAAACAGAACTTATTAAGTACATCATTGTAGGCAGAAAATGAGCCGTTTTggaaactttggcaaaaaatgagacctttttgggaaattttgtcgaaaaaaagtatttttttttcatatggaCATAAGACATACCTATAATATGTAGCCTACTTTGTGTGAGATTTTAGGtcaaaaactgtatttttcaaacattgtggaaaaaataggactttttgacaattatgacAAGAAGCATAGGTAACCTTTTTGGCTAAATTAAGAAAGGtactaaaaattacatttcgaaCTAATCGTAGCCTCACTCGTTGCATCACACGCACAGAAACGAAGCTCTTGAATATACGTACCAAGACCTACTCTCAGTTACGCATTCAAAATCATAGGACGTAATCGTGTAAAATGTTAATTAGCTggattttattaataaaaatggaattttccaaTTAAATCGAAATTTAGGTACTCGTAACAGCTGACAGCCgtaaaaacacataaaaatgtTAATCGTTGCACACACGAATTCAATTGGCGTAAATTATTTCCAGCTAACGTAAGATCACTTTCTCTGTTATTGGTATGTGTGATATGTGGGCAATTAGAACGAGACCCATTTCTCATAGAAAATAAACTCTGATGCAAACATCGCAGTTTTTCCAAACAGGAAACGTGagcacgaaaattcaaaaaaaatattattttgattgaaaacttgTATGATACGACTTTTTATAAAACTCACGAATACTTAAAGGCAacataatgcaaaaaaatattgaaagttaGGAGGtaatcacgagaaaaaaattgcacaatgtTCACGCTCAAAATggtctcaaaattcttctgGAACCTCAGTATGAAAATCTCGAAATGGATTTTTCGGATGAAAacaataggtatgtacctactttcctCACAACAGTACTCGTTGTTCGGAGAGCAAAAACCTATAGCGTGACTCCCCACTGTAATACCTATCCATAAATATATCACTGTCTATTACTTGCTCCAATTTACAATCGCGTATTTATTGTGTATAGTTTATGTGATTGGACAGTTTGGTGTACGATATATGCGTTGTGTTTGATATTCGTTCCGTGCAATattataatttcacaaaaatgatgaagGTACAGataatgttttaattttcagtttcggttttaTATACTTATTTACGTacgaattaatttatttttcaagtgtattCTTAAAATGCTTAAATTACTGGTGCaggtaaaatttctcaattaattttatgcaaaaaatagcagtaggtaggtagttggaTAATAAAATCCAACTCGCTGAAAGGGAATGTGATAACGTGATTTGAATTCAGTTTGGATTTTTGCGGTATTGGTATCGAATTGTTCAGCATTTTTCTAGTGTTTGGAAATCGTGGCCACTTCAATGAATTTTCTCTGCTGCcaggaattcaaaaattgaattttttcagagaatttttactgccaaaattaatttttgaaatttcacctctcgtttaaaaattctcattttttaaaagttcatcaTTATAATCAGACAAGTCGACCAGTTGCGGAGAATTCCGCAACAAATTCTACATAAAATGTACATGACgtcattgtaaaaaataatgaatttcgtGTCAATCAAAATCAATTATTCTCCATCTCATCTCCATTATTTGTTAGAAGTTGagttaatttcaataatttaatttaaacaaaatacgCTTGAACTTGGCTATATCATAAATGCAGGAGAAtaatggataaaaaatttccaagtgaaGAACTgcagaagtttcatttttttgactcaaaatcCATCTATAGCTAGATGCTGGACcccataaattttttatttttttataccatacCTAATAAAGAAATTTTATCTACTTCCCATtgatacatataatttttttaaagatctgCATCCCTTAACCCGAGCCTAAATGGGTCAATTGTCAATTCTTTCCTGTTGTCCAGTTACAGAGAAGCTGATGGTTTTTTTTATCGCCATCGTTTCTatggtttcaaatgaaaataaatatcatagagtattttgaaacaattggtatttttttaatcagcGTTTTCTCTCATGAATtcgttggttttttattttaaaaatttttctaatcaattACGTAAatcctaaatgaaaaaaaaatgcacgaaaaaaatatgaatttttattttctgtaggAGTGTAGGCTGAACCAGGGGTGCgaacaaatcaaatcaatttaaTAGAAGTCTCTGTCTCCTTcaacaaaatctcatcaatcTTTTCATCAATCAGCACAACTCACTCTTGACTCTTCATATCTTCActcatcttttcattttttcaaaaatgaaaattacaaaaatttgaaaaatttggctaaaaatgtcTTTGCATGACGTCACACAAATATAAACCAAGGTTTCAGAAGTTTCATGGATGTTTCCAAGACTTTAAAATGATAGAGGTACTGCGGATCTATTTTCGTGATCGAAAACCAAAACATTCTCATATTTccaaaatccaaacattttttaattacaatttttttggaaaaatgtaaattttcaaaacgattcgaaGGCATTCGCTCAGGTAAGGAGGTTTCTAAACGTCAAAATTAATTCGCAAAAACCAAAATCGGCCATACAATCGGCGCAAAAGGTACCAAATGACTCCAAGTTTTGTGTATTAATAGTTAGACAATTGTCTCTCTtcttaataaaattgcctacaaCTACATAAAcggaaaaagtgaaattaaatttaaacatGGGTGTTGATAAAATCACATAACTTTCGTTCAGAAGGCGaatttaatcaatttgaaatattgtaaGAAATTCTCAACTTGActaaagaaaatgaaatcattaatCATCACTGGAAAATTTATactgaaaatcacgaaaaaaaaatatcaaaaatcatgacaaaaaaatctcttgaaatgacgataaaattcaaaataaaatcgcccctgaaaactttattttgaatcaccatgaaaaaatgtacctatttaaaattaaaaaaatcaattgttaTTATctccactcaaaaaaaaaaagaattattggAATTCAACAGTACATATAACCTTAGAAACTCAATTATACTTCGacattgttgcaaaaaattcatctagaatttccagaaaaaaataatttgcaaTTACTTAacactaaaaaataatttgaaattaacaCGAAGGAAAACTTTAAgcaatgaaaatattcattaatcactcatcacaaaaaaaatcgaaatcactTTAGGAAAATTCTTCttgaagtcaaaaattgaattctataTCACTACCAAAAGATTTATTTTGGATGGTccctaaaaaattatattttaaaaaatcagcaaaataaaaattcatttgaaatcacaaaaataaaaaaatcattctacaTACTAAATAACTACCTACGGAAAAATGTGCAACAATTTTCCGCAATCAAATCTTGGATACACAAAATAtggttattttattattattatttttttttgaaaaactgatttgcTTATTACTAATCTGATTCAGTGATTCTCAcaatcatttcattcatttctgtcCAATTTTCATAACAAAATAGTTGGATAGtttttaagagaacattcggatttataaaaaaattacctactcgtacctatcttgtatcaagtacatatttaggAGACTAACATCACAGTgaatttgtaggtaattttttagtgtttttcatGATGAATTCCTTCATCTTCATCCCCAATCACATCAACTCATCTCTTTCATCATACATATCGTATTCTTTTCGCtaatattttgttgtttttaatttcaacagaaaattgCCATAATTTTGCTTTTCGCCATTATCTACACAGTATCAGCAATTCCATATCCAGACGAATATGGAGGTTTTGAATTCACCAACAAAAAAGGCCGAGCTCAAGATGAAGAACATGATGTGGACTACTACGTACGTATTTCAATTCTTAattattttggttcaaaataaaGCGATCAGAGCCCTACTTTTGCAAACCCCATCTAGTGAATctatcattgaaaattaaataaatcgaatCACTCCGGAAAATGGGACAAAAATCAAAGGTGAAATGACTTGCCtatttatttgaattgaaaGATCTCATCGTCATTAATTTCTATATTATTTATATTGCCAGGTTCAGGTGACGACTCAttagcatcaaaattttatggaaaagaGCCCAATTGCAACGACTTTTCCTCTGCCATTTTTCCTTTCACACTAATTCATTTCgctatttttatacttaatcaAATTGCACAATACAGTAGTATCCAATTCAAAACGAGATTGAGACGTCCTCTCTCGCTCAGTTTGCTAAATTGATCATCAAATAGCAAACTACATATAAATCTctgtaagaaaattttcaaatttgagaatctttttccaaaataattgataaaaattgttgactGAGCCGAAGAAATTATTCAGTTCGCCCCTACTTTCGGAAAAGTAGGAGCAACTTCTGAAGACCTTTTTTATTACTCTGAACAAACTGTCAATAAttaagattttccaaaaattaccatcaaatCTGCTTACAGGCTCATCCAAAATACTCTTTCAATTACGGAGTAGAAGACCCACACACTGGAGATGTGAAAAGTCAGCAAGAGTATCGTGACGGGGATGTACTAAAAGGCTCTTACACCGTCCATGATCCAGACGGTACCGTTAGAACTGTCGAATACACAGCTGACAAAGATAATGGTTTCAATGCTGTCGTCCATAAGAGTGGACACGCCGTTCATCCTCAAGACTATCATACTGGCGATGTTGATACTTAATCATACTGAGCTTAACTTACGTTATAGTTACTGAACTCTATGTCTTCAGC is from Planococcus citri chromosome 1, ihPlaCitr1.1, whole genome shotgun sequence and encodes:
- the LOC135838871 gene encoding cuticle protein 19-like, yielding MMKKIAIILLFAIIYTVSAIPYPDEYGGFEFTNKKGRAQDEEHDVDYYAHPKYSFNYGVEDPHTGDVKSQQEYRDGDVLKGSYTVHDPDGTVRTVEYTADKDNGFNAVVHKSGHAVHPQDYHTGDVDT